In Aspergillus chevalieri M1 DNA, chromosome 7, nearly complete sequence, the sequence GATGCAGCCACAATCCGGTGTCCGCACGTGCCAGGATGAGATAAGAACCCAGCGATGATATAAATTGGTTTTAATTTGGACAAAAGACCCAACAACAGGGATGCGATTTGGAATGCCACAGATGATCTTGATGGAATTCAAAGAGAAATAGACGAGAATTAATAGGAAGTGAGAGAAGggggaaaaaaggaaaaaaaaaaagaggagaaaaatAAGCGGGGTTTGGTTTATCTCCAGACTTTGCGATGTCAACAACAGACAATATAATTACAATAATAACAAGCAAGTATATAAGACTAGTACTACTTGTATGCATACCGTAcagcaaagagaaaaagaaacaaacccACTAATAAAGGCTATCACTATAGAATTGATATTATTCTCCAGTGTCACATCATGTATTACCGTCACTTCCAGCACTCTGGATATTTGTCATGATGCAGGTATACATTGATATCTAGCTGCTAGATCTACCATTCCTTTTTCCACCCAGCCCTCGTTGGTCTGCGCCAGATGGCTTGAGATGTGACGGGGCTGCAGCTTCATGCTTGTTTGCTACTCTTCCACCCGATCTAAATCCATCTGTACAATGTACTGCAGTGACAGGGGCCCTCGGAAGTGGCTCCGctaaaaagaaacaaaaataCTCTCTCAATATCCCGGCATCTTCGGCTCCGTTCTAGGTACGAAAAAGGCATTTCGAGAGAACTTgcacaagaagaaaaagcaaaaacatTGAGTCCTGACTCGTTGACAGACGCCAACTGTCACTGGTACTCCATCTGCAATACTGCCAGCCACCAGGGCGCAAGTACCTGGTACATGACGCGCCATAGCCGTACAAAAACAAGCCATCAGACTTCTGCCAGGTCAAAATCTCATTATCTTCGTaattcatcatcattatcCAGCCAAGATCCTGTTTGGCAGGGGAGAAAAAAGCAAATGGAACACTAGAAAAAAAGTACGGCGTTTGCGGGAACACACCGCATCGTCTGCTTCTCCCCCCGGCGATCACAACACGCCATGCCCACAGACAGGCCGACAGACAACTAGCTTCTTCGCCTACATGCACCGTTCAGCCCACCTCCGGTGTAGACCTGCAGCAATCATGGATGAGACAAAGAAATCcgtcttctttttttttttttccctttcttcgCGGCGCGCGCCCTAAAACGCCCTCGATCCGACCTTTCCTCCCCGGCCTTTGAATCCGCCCCGTGATCGGGTACGCATAGTACTTGCCCCCACTGGACCGTCATCGCCAAATCCCAATGGGAACATGGATCCGGCCGCCATACCCTGAAGCTGCGCAGCCTCGTCCGCCTTGAACCCCTCGCCGTTCAGGGTTGCTTCCCATAGCGTCCGCAGCGACGAGATCCACTCCTGGAGAGATCGTAATCGATCCACGTCGCTATTACTTTCGACCACCACAATACCATTTTCTTGGTCGATTTTAGCGTCGAGTTTTCTGTCCAAAATTAGAAAGCTCAAAATATCCTGAACTTCCTGCACGGAGATTTTAATGTTTTTGGAGATAAAGTTCAACGAAAATCGCGTGTACGGGGCAATCAACTTGAGAATGGCCTTAGTCCGCATATTTCGACTGACCTCATCGATGTTCTCCGCAATAAACGGATCGGCCAACACGTCTGGGTTTTTGCTCAGGATTGCTTCGTACGTGTGGATATCGTCCCGCTGGAACGCATCCACCAAGTCGGTCATGGCCGAAATGCGTGGGTCGCTCTTGTACGGCTTCGTTTCCTGTGAATCAAACGGGTTGATGTCCGACTTCATCAACATGGTCGCCAACACCAGATACTTAAGCACCTGGATCCGCTGCATTGATCCTGCCTCGTCGTAGTTCCGAAACGATTCGAAAAAGTCACTTTGTGCCTCCTCCCAGTTTTCTTCGCTCATGTGCATTTTTCCACCACACTCGCGAATGATTCCCATGATCTTGGGGTGTGGCACGGCCGACCGCACACGAAGCGCTCGCTGGTACAGGGCTTTGAGACGCTTGTTGTTCTTCGTTTCCGCATACATCTGAATCTCGAGGGCGTAGAGTTCGAGCAGGTAGGTACCTCTGCTGGGATCGTCCGAGCCGTCTTCCCGCTGGCATGCGCGGTGTAATTCCCGTACCTTCTTGCTCAGCTGGCCATACTCCTTGCGCTCCAGCCAAAGACGGGCCAACTTGATGTTGGTCTTCAGCCATAAACGCTCGTTATTGGTGTTTTGGAAAGAGTAGAGTGTCAACGAGTAGAACTCCTCCATGCACTGATAGGCCTTGGCGTCGTCCGAGCCTTTCTCGATATAATCCAGCATGTTATTGATCGATTTTTCCGAGTAGTTTCGTGTGACGGCCGATTTAACGTAGGTAAGGAGTTCGCGGTAGTGTTCGACGGCCTGGGATAGTCAGCATAAGGTGAACTTGTGCGTTTGAAAAAGCTGCGTACATCGCCATATCTTTCCAGTTTGAATTCAAGCTTGATAGCCTGCTTTAATCCTTTGAATCCCCTGGACAAAGCATCAGCATCTATTGACATACCACTCCAGGTACAAATCAAACAGGCCCGTACCAATcgcttttctcttcttccagtGCAGGTACACCTAAAAATTCATCGATAGCCTCCTCTGGATTATCGGCCTTCATCTGCTTGGCGTTGTAGTATTTATTTTCGATCCCAACGTCTCCCGATTCATCGTCGTCAGCGTCTTCATACTCGAAGTCATAACTGTTGTTGATACCGGTTAGTCCTGTTCTGGTTGACAGCTGGTGAGCGCGAGGGGACGTACTCCTCGTCACCAGAGTCCTGCATGAAATCATCGTCGTCGGACATCGTGAAATATTATATCGCGAGAAAAACAACGTCTAAGGGTTCTTGATATGGCTATTGACAATATTCAAGATGAAAATCCGGTCGCTGTTCGCGGAAAAAGGGTCCTGGCAGTGAGTGTTGACAGATAGATGGTAGAGTGAGCTTCCAGTGAGCTCCCGCGCTTATCGGAGTCCGGTGTTCCCCGCGCTCAGAATGGCCGCCTACAATGAGTACTTGCAATCTCAAAATCTTGgcattcttttttgttttctatGACCAAGATCATTATGATTATCTAATGAGGAGCATACAAGTCATATGGACAAATTAAAATGCCGGAGTAGCTTTATCTTGGCGTTGGGTCAATGCACCCGGGCGAGAAATATATTTCCAACTCCATACTTGAGGATTTGCAGATTGTCCATGCGCAGGCATAAATATACCCCATTGCAAGGAGCTAATTATCGACTTCTGATTCCCACTATTGAGCCTCTCGAAGCGGTTGCTGAAGAAAATGAATATTAGCATATCGATAGACAGTTTGTATTGAGTCTTTCATAGCTATATCAGAGTAGAGACTGTTCAGTAAATCAAGGTTGCTGATTACTACTCGGTAGTAGTATTAGAATGAACAGAATGCACTGCCAAACTCAAGAAATATGAGTAGTTCAACCGAGCGATATGATTGATCTCTGTGTGCGATGTATAGCGCTTATGGGATTATGTGTGGCTTGTACAACGTAGATTTACCCCAAACAATATATGAATATGTACATGAATCCCCGTATTAAAACGAACTGTAAAGATATATATTATCACAGGCGACAAACTCTACATAGTATTCCTATTTTTGAGCCAGAAATACAACACTTTTCGACTGCAGAAACCCGGATCAAGCCTCATTGTTCAGCGTCACCAGTGGGGATCTTTAAATTGTGACAGAACGGGTCCCTTTGTCTCCATCCTTTAATTTCATTATTCCCCAGGAACAAAACTCGCCCGAAGTCAGACACGGAGGATTTTGAAGATACCACTTTCATCCTGCTCATAAATATCATCATCTGATTATTAGGTCGTGTTATTAGTCCCGAAGACAGGAATTGCTCGTATTTCCTGTTTAGGCTGGTGGATTACTGTGGCGCAGGCATTCGTCTTATTCGCTGTTCCGTTTCGGGATCGTATGTCATCGACGACGATACTTGCCTCTGCACTGCCTGATTCTCTCTTTTCATCTTTTCCTCAAATTATTCATTTCCCGCTCTATATCATTATCTGAAGCGATCGCGACACGATTCTGTTTATATATATAATTAAATACCTGCCTATATCGATCTCGATCCAAGACTATCTCTCTTTGCCGCCATTCAATTCCCCTGATTCCTTTTCGAGCCACCTTAATACCTTGACGTGACCTTGACACCATTTACCACCATGGAGCTTTGCGGGCGCCAGAAAGTTGTTCAGCGGAAGATGGTTCTCTTGTTAGTGATATCCATGGCCTGTTGGTTTTCTTGGAAGGGTACTAAATCTGGGGTAGAGGCGACGGTGCCTGTGGCAAGACTTCGGCGCTTAACGTGTTTACGAGAGGGTGAGTTGCCTCAATTCAATCAAATTCAATTCCTGGGTATAATATCTAATTTATCTAATTCGATTGTCTATGCTAGGTTCTTCCCTACAGTATAGTAAGGCGACTCCACCCTGAGATATTCAGGTCGCGACAGGATACTAACTACTGGATTCTGCGGAGTATAGTGAACCTACTGTTTTTGGTACGCGCGTCCATTCCCAGCTATGAATTGATGTATATGCTAATATCTTTGCGTTATTAGAGAACTATGTCCATGGTAAACAAAAACCCATATCCCGTCGCGTTCGTTTCGCGTACTCATGCTGCTCAGATATCTTCGTCGACAATGTGCATATGGAACTGTCGCTCTGGGATACGGCCGGCCAGGAAGAATTCGATCGATTGCGCGCGCTTTCATACGAAGATACCCATGTGATTATGCTTTGCTTCAGTGTAAGCATTGTCTTCATATCCAACCGTCGAGTTTGCGGTGGTTAACTCGTGATACAGGTTGACAGCCCCGATTCGTTTGA encodes:
- a CDS encoding putative COP9 signalosome subunit 2 (CsnB) (COG:O,T;~EggNog:ENOG410PG16;~InterPro:IPR036390,IPR037750,IPR000717;~PFAM:PF01399;~go_component: GO:0008180 - COP9 signalosome [Evidence IEA]): MSDDDDFMQDSGDEDYDFEYEDADDDESGDVGIENKYYNAKQMKADNPEEAIDEFLGVPALEEEKSDWGFKGLKQAIKLEFKLERYGDAVEHYRELLTYVKSAVTRNYSEKSINNMLDYIEKGSDDAKAYQCMEEFYSLTLYSFQNTNNERLWLKTNIKLARLWLERKEYGQLSKKVRELHRACQREDGSDDPSRGTYLLELYALEIQMYAETKNNKRLKALYQRALRVRSAVPHPKIMGIIRECGGKMHMSEENWEEAQSDFFESFRNYDEAGSMQRIQVLKYLVLATMLMKSDINPFDSQETKPYKSDPRISAMTDLVDAFQRDDIHTYEAILSKNPDVLADPFIAENIDEVSRNMRTKAILKLIAPYTRFSLNFISKNIKISVQEVQDILSFLILDRKLDAKIDQENGIVVVESNSDVDRLRSLQEWISSLRTLWEATLNGEGFKADEAAQLQGMAAGSMFPLGFGDDGPVGASTMRTRSRGGFKGRGGKVGSRAF
- the rho3 gene encoding Rho family GTPase RHO3 (BUSCO:EOG09264YNR;~COG:S;~EggNog:ENOG410PFG4;~InterPro:IPR005225,IPR001806,IPR027417,IPR003578;~PFAM:PF00025,PF08477,PF00071;~go_function: GO:0003924 - GTPase activity [Evidence IEA];~go_function: GO:0005525 - GTP binding [Evidence IEA];~go_process: GO:0007264 - small GTPase mediated signal transduction [Evidence IEA]), producing MELCGRQKVVQRKMVLLGDGACGKTSALNVFTRGFFPTVYEPTVFENYVHDIFVDNVHMELSLWDTAGQEEFDRLRALSYEDTHVIMLCFSVDSPDSFENVASKWVEEISENCPGVRMVLTALKCDLRKDEDLNDNPNAITFEQGLAKAKEIGAVKYLECSAVQNRGIRETFGEAAKVALDVKTQGTKSSKQGCVIL